In one window of Rhizobium sp. ACO-34A DNA:
- a CDS encoding D-glycerate dehydrogenase, producing MTNRKRPKVYITRKLPDAVETRMRELFDAELNVDDKPRTQPELVAAVKTADVLVPTVTDRIDAALIEQAGPQLKLIASFSNGFDHIDVDAAARKGITVTNTPNVLTEDTADMTMALILAVPRRLVEGARILIEKPGEWQGWSPTWMLGRRIWGKRIGIIGMGRIGTAVARRAKAFGLSIHYHNRKRVNPATEDELEATYWDSLDQMLARVDIVSVNCPSTPATFHLLSARRLALMQPTSYIVNTARGDIIDEDALVNCLRHGKIAGAGLDVFENEPAVNTKLVKLANEGKVVLLPHTGSATIEGRIDMGDKVVINIRTYFDGHRPPNRVLPSRT from the coding sequence ATGACCAACAGGAAAAGACCCAAGGTCTACATCACCCGGAAGCTGCCGGACGCCGTGGAAACGCGCATGCGCGAACTGTTCGATGCCGAACTTAACGTCGATGACAAGCCGCGCACCCAGCCGGAACTCGTCGCTGCGGTGAAAACTGCGGACGTTCTGGTGCCCACCGTGACCGACCGCATCGACGCAGCGCTGATCGAACAGGCCGGGCCGCAGCTGAAGCTGATCGCCAGCTTTTCCAACGGCTTCGATCACATCGACGTGGACGCCGCCGCCCGCAAGGGCATAACCGTGACCAATACGCCGAACGTCCTGACCGAAGATACCGCCGACATGACCATGGCGTTGATCCTCGCCGTGCCGCGCCGGCTGGTCGAGGGCGCGCGCATACTGATTGAAAAGCCCGGCGAATGGCAGGGCTGGTCGCCCACCTGGATGCTTGGCCGGCGCATTTGGGGCAAGCGCATCGGCATCATCGGCATGGGCCGCATCGGCACGGCAGTCGCGCGCCGCGCCAAGGCGTTCGGACTGTCGATCCATTACCACAACCGCAAGCGTGTCAATCCGGCCACCGAGGACGAGCTGGAGGCGACCTATTGGGACAGCCTCGACCAGATGCTCGCCCGCGTCGATATCGTCTCGGTCAACTGCCCCTCGACGCCCGCGACCTTTCACCTTCTCTCGGCGCGCCGGCTCGCGCTGATGCAGCCGACGAGCTACATCGTCAACACCGCGCGCGGTGACATCATCGATGAGGATGCGCTGGTCAACTGCCTGCGCCATGGCAAGATCGCCGGTGCAGGCCTCGACGTGTTCGAAAACGAGCCGGCGGTCAATACGAAGCTGGTCAAGCTCGCGAATGAAGGCAAGGTCGTGCTGCTTCCCCATACCGGTTCGGCGACGATCGAGGGTCGCATCGATATGGGCGACAAGGTCGTCATCAACATCCGGACCTATTTCGACGGCCACCGTCCGCCGAACCGCGTCCTGCCCAGCCGGACCTGA
- a CDS encoding thiamine biosynthesis protein ThiF, which translates to MEKLTPEEISRYHRHILLPEIGGAGQQKLKAARVMVIGAGGLGAPVLQYLAAAGVGTLGIVDDDRVSLSNLQRQVIHDSGTIGDEKTESATRALLRLNPNVRIERFEQHFEPDFAGSYLGRFNLLIDGSDNFETRYAAADAAEARKIPLVTGAVGRFDGSVTVLKPYETSADGSLNPGYRDLFPEPPPVGLVPSCAEAGIVGALTGVIGTLMAMEAIKLITGAGEPLVGRLLLYDGLSARFDTIRYRRRKAATGK; encoded by the coding sequence ATGGAAAAACTGACGCCCGAGGAAATCTCCCGCTACCATCGCCACATCCTGCTGCCGGAAATCGGCGGGGCGGGACAGCAGAAGCTGAAAGCTGCGCGCGTGATGGTGATCGGTGCCGGCGGGCTCGGCGCACCGGTGCTGCAATATCTTGCCGCGGCCGGTGTCGGCACCCTCGGCATCGTCGATGACGACCGGGTATCGCTCTCGAACCTCCAGCGGCAGGTGATCCATGACAGCGGCACGATCGGGGACGAGAAAACGGAAAGCGCTACCCGCGCCCTTCTGCGCCTCAACCCGAATGTCCGCATCGAACGTTTCGAGCAGCATTTCGAGCCCGATTTCGCCGGCTCTTATCTCGGGCGTTTCAACCTGCTGATCGACGGTTCCGACAATTTCGAAACCCGATACGCGGCGGCCGACGCGGCCGAGGCCCGCAAGATCCCGCTCGTCACCGGAGCGGTCGGGCGCTTCGACGGTTCGGTCACCGTGCTCAAGCCCTACGAGACATCGGCGGACGGCAGCCTCAATCCCGGCTATCGCGATCTCTTTCCCGAACCGCCGCCGGTCGGTCTCGTCCCCTCCTGCGCGGAGGCGGGTATCGTCGGCGCGCTAACCGGCGTCATTGGCACACTGATGGCCATGGAAGCGATCAAGCTCATCACCGGCGCAGGAGAGCCACTCGTGGGTCGCCTGCTGCTCTATGACGGGCTCTCGGCCCGTTTCGACACCATCCGCTACCGCCGGCGCAAGGCGGCCACGGGAAAATGA